The DNA sequence CCTCCGACAGCGACACGCTGGTCAACTACTACATGATTCCGTCCGAGAGCCTGCCGCTGCTCAACCCGTTGCGTTTGATCCCCATTGCCGGGCAACCCCTGTATGACCTGCTCGAACCCGTGACTCGAATTCTGGTCAACCTCGGCTACGGCAACATCGAACACGGCTGGTCGCCCGCCGACGCCGACGTCGTCACCGGCCCCGGCCTGTTTCCGACCGACCTGAATCTCGGCGATGTGGTGGCGGCACTGGGCAACGGACTGCAGCAGGGAATCAACGACTTCGTCGAGACCCTCTTCGATCCGGCCACCTACCAGATCACGCCGCTGCTGGACAACCCCTCGCTGACCGATCTCGAGGTGGCCGGCTACCTCTTCGGCTTCCTGCCCTCACCGAACCCTACGGGGGCAGAGGCGCTGCAGGGAATCAGCGAGTTGTTTCAGGCCTTCAGTGCTATGACCTGAGGTGGTTGCCCCGACGTGGCGGGCGGGGCACCAGGCGTGGCACGCGGTCGATCACATGCTGGTATTCGGGCCGGCGCTGCAGGCTGCGCTCCTCCATCATCGGAATGCTGGCGCCCAAGAACATCGCTACCATCGCCAGCACACCGAAGAACATCCACCACGCCTGAGCCGGTGCGGCGGCGACCCCGAACAGCGCGCACGCAAACCAGAAGCTGATCTCACCGAAGTAGTTGGGATGCCGTGACCAGCCCCATATCCCGCGATCCATCGCCGTGCCCGGCGCTCGATCCCGCACGAACCGGTGTAACTGCACGTCCGCCACCAGTTCCAGCAGCACCGCGGAAATGCCGATGGCAAACGCGACAACAGAAAGCCAGACCAGGCCCCGGTCCGGCCGTGTCACGGCGACATAGACCGGCACCAGGCCGACGAACACCTGCAGGGTGGGTACCAGGTGAATGGCGAACAGGTCCGCGACGAACTCCCAGCGTCCCGCGCGTTCGCGCAGCAGCGGATACCGCCAATCCTCATGGTGCATACCGGGAAATCCCCACACCCAGTTGGCGGTAAGCCGCACCGCCCACAGCCCCACCACCAGAGCGATCAATACGCAACGCGCGGTATCGACGTGAGGAAGCGACTGAAACCACCAATAGGCCACCAACAGGGGCGGAATGGCGCTCCAATAGGCGTCGTAGAAGCTGGAGTTGCCGAAGCACCTACTGAAGACGAAGACCACCACGGTGGCCAATACATCAGCGATCAACGTATCCAGCCAGAGCCGCCCGGTGCCCGGCCCCCAGCCCAGCCACGCGCCGGCGACGCCGACCGCGACGAGGTAGGCCGCGCCGATCAGCGACAGTGACGCGGTCTTCCCCATCGTCGGCCTCACCATGTGTTCACGCGGCTTGGTCTGTGTGTGTCAGCGGATACATGAGCCTTCATCTCGAAGTGGGGGTGCCGGCAGTTCTCGACGCTACCGGGAGACCGAGGCGGCGCAACCTGTTTCGATCGGCTTGTCGCCAAGTCCCGACCACGGCGCTCGCGGCTCCGAATAACTCCCATGCACAGTGCACCGCAGCGAGCGCGGTCGATAGCCGTGGTCGGCAGCGGCATAGCGGGCCTGACGGCGGCCTACATCCTTTCCCGCCACAACCGGGTCACGCTCTATGAGGCCGACTCTCGATTGGGCGGGCATGCCCACACCCACCTGCTCGAGGCTGATGACGGCAGCGCCCTCGCCGTCGACTCGGCCTTCTTGGTCTACAACGATCGGACCTACCCGACGCTGTGTCGGCTGTTCGGAGAACTCGGTGTGCACGGCACCGAGACCGAGATGTCCCTATCGGTGCGCAACGATGCCACCGGCTTGGAATACGCCGGGGCACGAGGAATAGGAGGCCTATTCGCCTCGCCGCGGACGCTGCATCCTCGCAACCTGCTGATGCTGGCCGAGATCCGGCGCTTCCACGCGGCGG is a window from the Mycobacterium sp. SVM_VP21 genome containing:
- a CDS encoding DUF1295 domain-containing protein codes for the protein MGKTASLSLIGAAYLVAVGVAGAWLGWGPGTGRLWLDTLIADVLATVVVFVFSRCFGNSSFYDAYWSAIPPLLVAYWWFQSLPHVDTARCVLIALVVGLWAVRLTANWVWGFPGMHHEDWRYPLLRERAGRWEFVADLFAIHLVPTLQVFVGLVPVYVAVTRPDRGLVWLSVVAFAIGISAVLLELVADVQLHRFVRDRAPGTAMDRGIWGWSRHPNYFGEISFWFACALFGVAAAPAQAWWMFFGVLAMVAMFLGASIPMMEERSLQRRPEYQHVIDRVPRLVPRPPRRGNHLRS